From the Streptomyces sp. Sge12 genome, the window CGGTCTCGAAGCCGCGCCCGCCGCGGATCTGGACCAGCTCGTCGGCCATCAGGCAGGCCATCTCGGAGCCGTAGAGCTTGGCGAGGGCGGCCTCGATGCGGATGTCGTTGCGGTCCTCGTCGGCCATCTGGGAGGCGAGGTCGACCACCGCTTCGAGGGCGAAGGTGGTGGCGGCGATGAAGGAGATCTTGGCGCCGACCGCCTCGTGCTTCGCGACCGGTCGGCCCCACTGCTCGCGTACGCCGGACCACTCGCGGGCGATCTTCAGGCACCACTTGCCGGCGCCGACGCACATGGCGGGCAGGGACAGCCGGCCGGTGTTGAGGGTGGTCAGGGCGATCTTTAGGCCGGCGCCCTCGGCGCCGATGCGCTGGGCCGCGGGGACCCTGACCCGGTGGAAGCGGGTGACGCCGTTCTCCAGGCCGCGCAGGCCCATGAAGGCGTTGCGGTGCTCGACGGTGATGCCCGGTGAGTCGGCCTCCACGACGAAGGCGGTGATTCCGCCGCGGTGGTGCTCCGACTTGGGAACGCGGGCCATGACGACGAGCAGGTCCGCGACGACCCCGTTGGTCGTCCACAGCTTCACGCCGTCGAGGACGTAGTCGTCCCCGTCGGGGACCGCCGTGGTGGCCAGGCGTGCCGGGTCGGATCCCACGTCGGGCTCGGTGAGCAGGAAGGCGCTGATGGCGGTGGTGGCGCAGCGGGGCAGGTAGGCGTCCTTCTGCTCCTGCGTGCCGAACATCTTCAGCGGCTGGGGCACGCCGATCGACTGGTGGGCGGAGAGCAGCGCCCCGATGGCGGGGCTCACCGAGCCGACGAGGGCCAGCGCCTTGTTGTAGTAGACCTGGGTGAGGCCGAGGCCGCCGTACTTGGGGTCGATCTTCATGCCGAGGGCGCCGAGCTCCTTGAGCCCGCGCACGGTCTCGTCGGGGATCTTCGCCTCGCGTTCGATGCGGGCCCCGTCGATGTGGGTCTCGCAGAACTCCCGCAGCCGGGCCAGGAAGGCCTCGCCGCGCCGGACGTCCTCGTCGGCGGGGAGCGGGTGGGGGTGGATCAGGTCGAGCCGGAAGCGCCCGAGGAAGAGTTCCTTGGCGAAACTGGGCTTGCGCCAGTCCTGTTCCCGGGCCGCCTCCGCGACCTGCCGTGCCTCGCGCTCGGTCACCTTGGGCTGTGCGGGCTGTGTTGCGGACATGCGGGGACTCACCTCGCCGCCGGAGTCGGTTCACCGGACTACCAGCCGGTGCTACTTGTGAGTCGTACCCCGTCCGGCTCCACCGGAAAAGCCGGGACGGTCCAGTCGGGGGAATCGGCGGCCGGGGCCCGGGGGGCCGGTACGGGCCGGGTACAGACGTTGAAGCCGGAGCCGCCGTCGTTGGTGTTGATGCCCGCCCCGCCGTCCTGGACGTCGTTGCCGGCGCCGCCGAACTGCGGCGCCCGCCGGCCCCGGTCCCGGCACGACCCGATGTCCGATGCAGCACGGTGAGCGTCACGATCAAGGCTCCTGGGTGAGGAGGGACCGCGGTCGGACGGGACGCCGACGGCATTCCGCCCCCGATCAGGGCCGCCCGAGCATCCAGTCACACACAATCCGACAAATCCGCCACCTGACGCGCGACGGGGCCACCGCTTTCCTCCCATCGGCCGACGGCCTCGGCAGTCGGCCGATGGGAGGAAAGCGGTGGCCCGGAAAAGGGGGACGGCCGGAGCCCCCGCACAGTAGGCTCCGGCCGTCGGCTTGTGGGCCGTACGAGATCAGATGTCGAGGCCGGTCAGGACCAGGACCCGCTCGTACGTGTAGTCGTCCATCGCGTAGCGGACACCCTCACGGCCCACACCGGACTGCTTGACGCCGCCGTACGGCATCTGGTCGGCGCGGTAGGACGGCGCGTCGCCGATGATGACACCGCCGACCTCGAGCTCGCGGTGGGCCCGGAACGCGGTCTGGACGTTGCGGGTGAAGACGCCGGCCTGCAGGCCGAACTTCGAGTCGTTGACGGCGGCGAAGGCCTCGTCGGTGTTCTCGACCTTCTTCAGCGTCAGGACCGGTCCGAAGACCTCCTCGGTGGCGAGCTTGACGCCGTCCGGCACGTGGGCCAGGACGGTGGGCTCGTACGAGGCACCCGCGCGCTTGCCACCGGTGAGGAGCTTGGCTCCGCCGGCCACGGCCTCGTCGACCCAGGCCTCGACGCGCTGGGCGGCGGCCTCGGAGACGAGGGGGCCGACGTCGGTGGCGGAGTCGGACGGGTCGCCGGTGACCTGCGCCTGGACCTTCTCGACGACCTTCTCGACGAGGCGGTCGTAGACCGAGGCATCGGCGATCACGCGCTGCACGGAGATGCAGGACTGACCGGCCTGGTAGTTCGAGAAGGTCGCGATACGGGTCGCGGCCCAGTCGAGGTCGGCCTCGGAGGACCAGTCGTCCAGGACCACGGCCGCGGCGTTGCCGCCGAGCTCCAGGGTGCAGTGCTTGTGGGGCACCGACTGCTGGATGGCGTAGCCGACGGTGTCGGAACCGGTGAAGGAGATGACGGGCAGACGCTCGTCCTTGACCAGCGCCGGCATCTTGTCGTTGGCGACCGGCAGGACCGACCAGGAACCGGCCGGGAGGTCGGTCTCGGCGAGCAGCTCGCCCAGGATCAGCCCGGACAGCGGCGTGGCCGGAGCGGGCTTGAGGATGATCGGCGCGCCGACGGCGATGGCCGGGGCCACCTTGTGGGCGCACAGGTTCAGCGGGAAGTTGAACGGCGCGATGCCGAGGACCGGGCCCTTGACGAAGCGGCGGGTCAGCGCGAGACGGCCGACACCACCGGCGTCGGTGTCCAGGCGCTGGGCCTCTCCGCCGTTGAACCGGCGGGCCTCTTCGGCGGCGAAGCGGAACACGGACACCGCACGGCCGACCTCACCGCGGGCCCACTTGACGGGCTTGCCGTTCTCGGCGGAGATCAGCTGGGCGATCTCCTCGGTGCGCTCGACCAGGCGCTTGGACACGTGGTCCAGCGCCGCGGCACGTACGTGGGCGGGGGTCGCGGAGAACTCCGCCGTCACGGCGTACGCCGCGGCCACGGCCTCTTCGACCTGCTCGTCGGTGGGCACGCTGACGGCGGCGACCAGTCGGCCGTCCCACGGGGAGTGGACGTCGAAGCTGTCCTCGCCGGTGGCCTGGCGGCCGGCGAGCCAGAAGGCGTGGGTGGAAGTCATGCGAATCCCGGCCCTTCGAAAGTGTGCGGTGGGTCCTGACACCTCCACCGTAGGACTCCGTGGGCGATTCGGCGTTTGTCCGGCGTGTAGTACCCGTCGCGAAGGCTGCGCCGCTTTGTCAATGTCACACGTCCGGCCGGTCTGCTGCTGCGGCCGAGGTGGGTGCGCTGCGGCGGACCCGGTCGGTCCGCTGCGGCGGCCGCGGTCCGGTCAGGCGGCGGGCGGGCTGGCCTTGAGGGCGAGCCACAGCTCCATGCGGACGTCCGGGTCCTCCAGGGAGCGGCCGAGGATCTCCTCGACCCGCTTCATCCGGTAGCGCAGGGTGTGCCGGTGCACGCCGAGGTCGGCGGCGGCCGCGTCCCACTGCCCGTGCCGGGAGAGCCAGGCCTGGAGCGAGGCCACCAGGTCGCCGCGCCCGGTCGCGTCGTGCTCCCGCAGCGCGCGCAGGGTGCCGTCCGCGAAGGCCCGTACGGCGTCGTCGGCCAGCAGCGGCAGCACCGAGCCCGCCGCCATCTCCTCGTGCTCCACCATCGGCCGCCCCCGGCGCCGGGCCACGGCCAGGGCCTGGTCGGCCTGCTTGAGAGCCGCCGCCACGGCGGCCGGTCCGGCCGGCGCGGACAGGCCGACCACCAGTTCGTCCGGCTCGGGTCCCGCCGCGTCCCGGCCGCGGCGCGCCTCCAGCGCCTCCGCATGGTCCACGCACGCCTGGACGGCCGAGCCCCCGTCGGAGGCGAGGATCACGAGCCGGCCCGCCTCCGGGACGACCAGCAGGGTCTCCCCGGTGCGGGCGGCCGCCGACTCCACGGTGTCGGAGAGCAGTGCGAGCCCTTCCGGCTGCGCGGTCCCGGCCAGCGCCGGCTCGGCCACGATCAGCCGGAACGGCGCCTCCAGCAGGGCCCCGTACAGGTCCCCGGCCACGGACCGCGCATGGTCCGCCTCGCCCGCCAGCAGCATCCGCAGCACCGCCGCCCCCAGTCGGGACTCGGCGTCGTGCAGGGAGCGCGAGCGCTCGGTGGTGAGGGTGAGCAGCGCGACCGCGGAGTGGACGGCGTACCGCTCGGCCGTGCCCAGCGGGGCCGCGGTACCGACGGCGAGCGCGCCGCGCGCCCGTCGGCCGGTGCCCAGGGACTGGAGTTCGACGCGGTCCTCGGACCCGCCGACCACGGCGCTCGCGGGCGCCGGGCGCTCCCGCAGCCGTTCCACGTCGGGGGTGAGCCGGGCGGCGCGGCGCGCGGCCCAGTCGGGGGCGGCCGCGACGACGGCGCCCGAGGTGTCGTAGAGGGCGGCCCAGCCGTGTACGTGCGCCGCCAGTTTGGCGAGCAGCTCGGCGGGGCCGTCGACGGAGAGCGCGGCGCGCGTCAGCTCGCGCTGCGCCTCGAAGCCTGCGGTGACGGCCCGGTACTGGTCGGCCGCGAGGGCGGCGGAGACGGCCTTGCTGATCGCCAGGAAGGGGGTCCGCCGCGGGACCTCCAGCAGCGGCATGTCCTCGGCACGGGCGGCCTCCACCAGCGCCTCGGGGATCTCCTCGTAGTTGACGCCGATCGCGAAGCCGATGCCGACGACGCCGGCCGCGGCGAGGCGGCGCACGTAGGCCCGCATCTCGTCGGGGTCCCCGGCGTCCAGCTTCATCGCGGTGATCAGGAGCAGCTCCCCGCCCTCCATGTACGGGACCGGGTCGGCGAGCTCGCTGACGTGGGCCCAGCGCACCGGGGTCTCGAGGCGTCCCTCCCCCGCCCGGACGCTGAGCTTGAGCGCCGAGTGCTGGACGAGTGAGGCGAGGGTGAGCGGCATCGGTTACCAGTGGCCTTAGCGGGAGGGGGCGGCGGAGCGGGGACCGGCAGGGGCGGCAGGGGCGGCAGATATGGAGGAGGGGCCGGGAGACCGCCGGGGGTTTTCGCCGTGTCGTACGAACGACTCCCCTCGATTCTGCCACCCCGTACGGGTCGGGGTGCGGGTCAGGACGTTCCGGCCAGGCGGACCAGCAGCGGCGCCGCCCGCTCCCCGCGCACCGAGGTCAGCGACAGCACCGCGTGGCCCGGCGGCACCGCGTGCGCGAGGTCCGAGGCGGACCACCGCTCCCGCTCCACCTGCCGCACGGTCACCGCGTCCGTGGTGACCGCCTTGCCGGTGACGAGCTTGCGGAAGGAATGCATCAGCCGGGTCAGCGGCTGGTCGGCGAAGACCGTGCGGTGGGTGACGTCCCGCGTCTCCACCCATTCGGTGCCCCAGGCCTCGGCGAACCGCTTGCCGTCCCAGGTGGTGACCCCGGAGAAGGCCATCCGACAGCCGACCGCCCCGAGCAGCGGCGTGCGCAGCTCCTCGGGTACGTCGTCCAGTGTGCGCAGCGTGAGCAGGACGCCCGCGTGCGCCGAGCGCAGCCGCTGCACGCCGCGCACGGTTCCGGCGGTCAGGGTGTGCGAGGCGTCGTCGAGGGCGAGGAAGGCGAACAGGGAACGGTCGGTGCGGGCGGCCGCGGCGGCGTTGAACTGGGCGAGCAGCAGCCGGGCCAGCATCCGGGAGGCGTCGGCGTGCCCGCGCTCGGGCAGGTCGACGCGGACGCGGATCGGGTGCTCCAGGGCGCGCAGCGAGAACGGCCGGCCCTGGCCGGTGGTGTCGAAGAAACCGGCGAAGGCGGGCCGGTCCAGCAGCGCCACCCGGTCGGCGAGGGCGGGGCCGGGGTCCGCGGGGGCGCCGTGCTGGCGGGCCCGGGCGTCGAGCTCGCGCAGCATCGCGTGCTGCCCGGCGAGGTCGCGGCGCAGGGCGTCGAGGGCGGTGGGGATCCCGTCGAGCAGCTCGCGCAGCTCGGGCACGGCCGGGAAACGCTCGTGGGCCGCCCGGAACGGCCCGAGGAGCTGGGCGAGGGCGGTCGCGGCGCGGCGTACGTCGATGCCGGGGACGTCCCCGACGAAGGCCTCGGCGAGCAGGGTGGCGGCCTCGTCGGGGTCGGTGGCGCCGCCGTAGAGGTCGAGGTCGTAGACGGAGGCGGTGTCGCCGACCCGGACCACCACGTCGAAGGCGGCGTCCGGCCCGAGCTGGGCGCCGGCCGCCCCGACGGCGACGACGGCGGCCTGGCCGGCGAGTGCCTGGAGCGAGAGGGACTCGACGACGGGCCGCACCAGCTGCCGGGTCTTGCCGGTGCCGGAGGGCCCGACGGCGAGCAGGGAGGTGCCGAGCACGTCGGGGTCGAGGGCGAGGGCGGTGCCGCGGCGGGAGTACGGATTGCGCGGGCCGTCCTCGACGGTGCCGAGCAGCACCTGCCGGGCCAGCAGATCGTGCCGGGCGGCCCGCACGGGCAGGTCCCGCGCCCCGGACGGGTGCGCGCAGGCGCCGGCGCCCTGGGCGCGCACGGCATCGGCGAAGGCGCGCATGCGGGACGGGTCGACGCGCACGGAATCCCACGCCCGCCGGATCCGGGCGTAGTCCACGTCGTTCATCCGCCCGCCCCCGGCCTCCACCTCCAGCCTCTCGGCCACCTCGGCAAGCCCAACCCCCCGCAACTCCGGCCACCGCACAGGATCGCCCTCCCCACCCGCCTCGGGACCGGCGGGGTTGGCGGTGTGCACGGGCTGCACCACCCGCAGGGGCCGGCTGCTGAGCAGCCGGCGGCCCAGTTCGGGCCAGCGGCCCAGGCGTCCGAAGCCAATGATCAGGACGATGGCGACCACTGCGTACCAGACGTACGAGGCCACGACGGAAGGGAGCGTTCCGGCCCAGGAGTCCGGCGTGAACATATAGAGGGGCCAGAGCCAGAAGCCGCCGAGGTAGCCGTTCCACAGCAGCGACCACAGCAGGAGCCCCGCCAGAAGGGAGATCAGGGCGCCGCTGATCAGCTGGCGGGTGGGGGTCTCCTCGGGTTCTTCGGCGGCGCGCGGCACGTGCCCGTACGTCCATACGCCCGGCCCGTCCGAGGAGCGGGGGAAGCGCAGCCAGTCCCCCAGCGTCGGGCCGGCGGTCGGGGCGTGCGACGGCTTCGGGGGCAGGCCCGGGGGCGGCGGGCCGGCCGGTCTCGGGACGCGGTCCGAGCGGGTTGCCCGTCCGTCGTGCGTGCCGTCGGTGTCCATGAAACCCCTGCCCCCTGCCCGTGCGTGCGCTGCGTCGCTCAATGTAGTTGCCCGGCGTCGGCCGTGGGCCCGTACCCGCGCTCCGATTCGACGTGCCGTCCGCAGGACGCCCGCTCGGGTCCTTCCTATGGCCGTCGCGGACAAGGACACGCGGTGATCACTACCGAACGGAGCATGCAGGACCCCCGCTCCCGGGCCTAGCCTGCGGACAAAGAGACAAGTGCGTCCGAAAACACCCCCCAGGAGCCCCCTATGACCGCTGTTCCGCAGGAGCGCAAGATCGTCACCGCGATCCCCGGCCCCAAGTCGCAGGAGCTGCAGGCCCGCCGCCTCCAGACCGTGGCCGGTGGCGTGGGCTCCGTGCTGCCCGTCTTCACGGCCCGCGCGGGCGGCGGCATCATCGAGGACGTCGACGGCAACCGCCTGATCGACTTCGGCTCCGGCATCGCCGTGACCTCGGTCGGCGCGTCCGCCGAGGCCGTCGTGCGCCGCGCCTCCGCGCAGCTCGCCGACTTCACCCACACCTGTTTCATGGTCACCCCGTACGAGGGCTATGTAGAGGTCTGCGAGGCCCTCGCCGAGCTGACCCCGGGCACCCACGCCAAGAAGTCGGCCCTG encodes:
- a CDS encoding aldehyde dehydrogenase family protein — protein: MTSTHAFWLAGRQATGEDSFDVHSPWDGRLVAAVSVPTDEQVEEAVAAAYAVTAEFSATPAHVRAAALDHVSKRLVERTEEIAQLISAENGKPVKWARGEVGRAVSVFRFAAEEARRFNGGEAQRLDTDAGGVGRLALTRRFVKGPVLGIAPFNFPLNLCAHKVAPAIAVGAPIILKPAPATPLSGLILGELLAETDLPAGSWSVLPVANDKMPALVKDERLPVISFTGSDTVGYAIQQSVPHKHCTLELGGNAAAVVLDDWSSEADLDWAATRIATFSNYQAGQSCISVQRVIADASVYDRLVEKVVEKVQAQVTGDPSDSATDVGPLVSEAAAQRVEAWVDEAVAGGAKLLTGGKRAGASYEPTVLAHVPDGVKLATEEVFGPVLTLKKVENTDEAFAAVNDSKFGLQAGVFTRNVQTAFRAHRELEVGGVIIGDAPSYRADQMPYGGVKQSGVGREGVRYAMDDYTYERVLVLTGLDI
- a CDS encoding acyl-CoA dehydrogenase family protein, producing MSATQPAQPKVTEREARQVAEAAREQDWRKPSFAKELFLGRFRLDLIHPHPLPADEDVRRGEAFLARLREFCETHIDGARIEREAKIPDETVRGLKELGALGMKIDPKYGGLGLTQVYYNKALALVGSVSPAIGALLSAHQSIGVPQPLKMFGTQEQKDAYLPRCATTAISAFLLTEPDVGSDPARLATTAVPDGDDYVLDGVKLWTTNGVVADLLVVMARVPKSEHHRGGITAFVVEADSPGITVEHRNAFMGLRGLENGVTRFHRVRVPAAQRIGAEGAGLKIALTTLNTGRLSLPAMCVGAGKWCLKIAREWSGVREQWGRPVAKHEAVGAKISFIAATTFALEAVVDLASQMADEDRNDIRIEAALAKLYGSEMACLMADELVQIRGGRGFETADSLAARGERAVPAEQMLRDLRINRIFEGSTEIMHLLIAREAVDAHLSVAGDLIDPDKALGDKAKAGARAAGFYARWLPKLATGPGQVPGTYRAFHPGGHPDLSTHLRYVERSARKLARSTFYAMSRWQGRMETKQGFLGRIVDIGAELFAMSAACVRAEHLRATGAHGREAYQLADAFCEQSRLRVEELFGRLWSNTDDLDRKVVAGVMSGTYAWLEEGVLDPSGEGPWIADAAPGPSTQKNVHRPIR
- a CDS encoding PucR family transcriptional regulator, producing MPLTLASLVQHSALKLSVRAGEGRLETPVRWAHVSELADPVPYMEGGELLLITAMKLDAGDPDEMRAYVRRLAAAGVVGIGFAIGVNYEEIPEALVEAARAEDMPLLEVPRRTPFLAISKAVSAALAADQYRAVTAGFEAQRELTRAALSVDGPAELLAKLAAHVHGWAALYDTSGAVVAAAPDWAARRAARLTPDVERLRERPAPASAVVGGSEDRVELQSLGTGRRARGALAVGTAAPLGTAERYAVHSAVALLTLTTERSRSLHDAESRLGAAVLRMLLAGEADHARSVAGDLYGALLEAPFRLIVAEPALAGTAQPEGLALLSDTVESAAARTGETLLVVPEAGRLVILASDGGSAVQACVDHAEALEARRGRDAAGPEPDELVVGLSAPAGPAAVAAALKQADQALAVARRRGRPMVEHEEMAAGSVLPLLADDAVRAFADGTLRALREHDATGRGDLVASLQAWLSRHGQWDAAAADLGVHRHTLRYRMKRVEEILGRSLEDPDVRMELWLALKASPPAA
- a CDS encoding ATP-binding protein, which encodes MDTDGTHDGRATRSDRVPRPAGPPPPGLPPKPSHAPTAGPTLGDWLRFPRSSDGPGVWTYGHVPRAAEEPEETPTRQLISGALISLLAGLLLWSLLWNGYLGGFWLWPLYMFTPDSWAGTLPSVVASYVWYAVVAIVLIIGFGRLGRWPELGRRLLSSRPLRVVQPVHTANPAGPEAGGEGDPVRWPELRGVGLAEVAERLEVEAGGGRMNDVDYARIRRAWDSVRVDPSRMRAFADAVRAQGAGACAHPSGARDLPVRAARHDLLARQVLLGTVEDGPRNPYSRRGTALALDPDVLGTSLLAVGPSGTGKTRQLVRPVVESLSLQALAGQAAVVAVGAAGAQLGPDAAFDVVVRVGDTASVYDLDLYGGATDPDEAATLLAEAFVGDVPGIDVRRAATALAQLLGPFRAAHERFPAVPELRELLDGIPTALDALRRDLAGQHAMLRELDARARQHGAPADPGPALADRVALLDRPAFAGFFDTTGQGRPFSLRALEHPIRVRVDLPERGHADASRMLARLLLAQFNAAAAARTDRSLFAFLALDDASHTLTAGTVRGVQRLRSAHAGVLLTLRTLDDVPEELRTPLLGAVGCRMAFSGVTTWDGKRFAEAWGTEWVETRDVTHRTVFADQPLTRLMHSFRKLVTGKAVTTDAVTVRQVERERWSASDLAHAVPPGHAVLSLTSVRGERAAPLLVRLAGTS